One Coffea arabica cultivar ET-39 chromosome 5e, Coffea Arabica ET-39 HiFi, whole genome shotgun sequence DNA segment encodes these proteins:
- the LOC113687957 gene encoding transcription factor PIF4-like isoform X2 yields MNPCFPDWNFGAEFPEPILKNKPLGMDNELVELLWENGQIVLHPQSHHHHHPKPGTADQQENQSRQINKHNHDQSMSRGSTGGGSCQNQVTSLIQDTETVSWIDDPFDKEFTSDFLSEFPISNPVEQGPHEDDKFKKFGISQDLHNHPVQLPNDKPSDVINSLPPRFHNFDSAQPNHSHLPRAANAPLSAMADLRSSSDGVSNRTLGGEVREYSSAKTVGTSHCGSNLVVNDTDTSRVSSGGIADHRGFSGAMAKDHRVGKMSSQSDRLQTDQTEETAITSSSSDGSETSFGRTCNQSTGTNSHKRKSRDAEDSECQSKAAELESAARKKPAVKSGSSRKSRAAEVHNLSERRRRDRINEKMRALQELLPKSNKTDKASMLDEAIEYMKSLQLQLQMMWMGSGMAPMMFPGVQHYMPRLGMGIGPLAMPSIHSQMHLPRLPLLDQATIPNQAALCHQTTMFNPMNYHTQLQNSKLSEQYANYMAFHPLQNASQLNVFGFGPNTAQQHNHSLAPSGNSNGPSVG; encoded by the exons ATGAATCCTTGCTTTCCGGATTGgaattttggggctgaattcCCAGAGCCCATTCTGAAGAATAAGCCCCTGGG AATGGACAATGAGCTGGTGGAGCTGTTGTGGGAAAATGGACAAATTGTGCTGCACCCTCAATCTCATCATCACCACCATCCCAAACCAGGGACAGCTGATCAACAAGAAAATCAATCTAGGCAGATTAACAAACACAACCATGATCAATCAATGAGCAGAGGCAGTACAGGGGGTGGCTCTTGTCAAAATCAGGTTACTAGTTTGATTCAAGATACTGAGACAGTCTCTTGGATTGATGATCCCTTTGACAAGGAATTCACCTCTGACTTCTTATCTGAATTTCCAATCTCCAATCCAGTTGAGCAAGGTCCACATGAGGATGATAAGTTTAAAAAATTTGGCATATCACAAGACCTCCACAACCATCCTGTCCAGTTACCCAATGATAAACCTTCTGATGTCATCAACTCATTGCCTCCAAGATTTCACAACTTTGATTCTGCTCAGCCCAATCATTCCCATTTACCAAGAGCTGCTAATGCTCCTTTGTCTGCCATGGCAGATTTGAGATCCTCAAGTGATGGAGTTAGCAATAGGACTTTGGGAGGTGAAGTTAGAGAGTATTCTTCCGCCAAGACGGTTGGCACCAGCCACTGCGGCAGCAATCTAGTAGTAAATGATACTGATACAAGCCGAGTTTCGAGTGGTGGGATTGCTGATCATAGAGGTTTTTCAGGAGCTATGGCCAAGGATCATCGTGTTGGGAAAATGAGCTCTCAAAGTGACAGACTTCAAACAGATCAGACAGAGGAAACAGCAATTACATCATCTTCTTCTGATGGATCTGAGACTAGTTTTGGGAGAACATGTAACCAATCAACTGGTACCAATTCTCATAAGCGGAAAAGCAGAGATGCAGAAGATTCAGAGTGCCAAAGTAAG GCTGCTGAATTGGAGTCAGCTGCCAGAAAGAAACCGGCAGTAAAATCTGGGAGTTCACGCAAAAGCCGTGCTGCTGAAGTCCATAATCTCTCTGAGAGG AGACGGAGAGACAGGATCAATGAGAAGATGAGGGCTTTGCAGGAGCTGCTTCCTAAGTCTAACAAG ACAGATAAAGCATCGATGCTAGATGAAGCTATAGAATACATGAAATCCCTTCAGCTACAACTTCAG ATGATGTGGATGGGAAGTGGAATGGCACCAATGATGTTTCCTGGTGTCCAGCACTACATGCCCCGCTTAGGGATGGGAATAGGCCCACTGGCAATGCCTTCCATTCACAGCCAGATGCATCTCCCAAGGCTGCCGCTGCTTGATCAAGCGACAATACCAAATCAAGCTGCACTATGCCACCAAACCACAATGTTCAATCCCATGAATTATCATACTCAGTTGCAGAATTCCAAATTATCTGAGCAATATGCCAATTACATGGCATTCCACCCTCTGCAGAATGCATCACAG TTGAACGTTTTCGGCTTCGGTCCCAACACAGCACAACAACATAATCACTCGTTAGCCCCATCCGGCAACTCAAATGGACCCTCTGTAGGATGA
- the LOC113687957 gene encoding transcription factor PIF4-like isoform X3 — protein MDNELVELLWENGQIVLHPQSHHHHHPKPGTADQQENQSRQINKHNHDQSMSRGSTGGGSCQNQVTSLIQDTETVSWIDDPFDKEFTSDFLSEFPISNPVEQGPHEDDKFKKFGISQDLHNHPVQLPNDKPSDVINSLPPRFHNFDSAQPNHSHLPRAANAPLSAMADLRSSSDGVSNRTLGGEVREYSSAKTVGTSHCGSNLVVNDTDTSRVSSGGIADHRGFSGAMAKDHRVGKMSSQSDRLQTDQTEETAITSSSSDGSETSFGRTCNQSTGTNSHKRKSRDAEDSECQSKAAELESAARKKPAVKSGSSRKSRAAEVHNLSERRRRDRINEKMRALQELLPKSNKTDKASMLDEAIEYMKSLQLQLQMMWMGSGMAPMMFPGVQHYMPRLGMGIGPLAMPSIHSQMHLPRLPLLDQATIPNQAALCHQTTMFNPMNYHTQLQNSKLSEQYANYMAFHPLQNASQQLNVFGFGPNTAQQHNHSLAPSGNSNGPSVG, from the exons ATGGACAATGAGCTGGTGGAGCTGTTGTGGGAAAATGGACAAATTGTGCTGCACCCTCAATCTCATCATCACCACCATCCCAAACCAGGGACAGCTGATCAACAAGAAAATCAATCTAGGCAGATTAACAAACACAACCATGATCAATCAATGAGCAGAGGCAGTACAGGGGGTGGCTCTTGTCAAAATCAGGTTACTAGTTTGATTCAAGATACTGAGACAGTCTCTTGGATTGATGATCCCTTTGACAAGGAATTCACCTCTGACTTCTTATCTGAATTTCCAATCTCCAATCCAGTTGAGCAAGGTCCACATGAGGATGATAAGTTTAAAAAATTTGGCATATCACAAGACCTCCACAACCATCCTGTCCAGTTACCCAATGATAAACCTTCTGATGTCATCAACTCATTGCCTCCAAGATTTCACAACTTTGATTCTGCTCAGCCCAATCATTCCCATTTACCAAGAGCTGCTAATGCTCCTTTGTCTGCCATGGCAGATTTGAGATCCTCAAGTGATGGAGTTAGCAATAGGACTTTGGGAGGTGAAGTTAGAGAGTATTCTTCCGCCAAGACGGTTGGCACCAGCCACTGCGGCAGCAATCTAGTAGTAAATGATACTGATACAAGCCGAGTTTCGAGTGGTGGGATTGCTGATCATAGAGGTTTTTCAGGAGCTATGGCCAAGGATCATCGTGTTGGGAAAATGAGCTCTCAAAGTGACAGACTTCAAACAGATCAGACAGAGGAAACAGCAATTACATCATCTTCTTCTGATGGATCTGAGACTAGTTTTGGGAGAACATGTAACCAATCAACTGGTACCAATTCTCATAAGCGGAAAAGCAGAGATGCAGAAGATTCAGAGTGCCAAAGTAAG GCTGCTGAATTGGAGTCAGCTGCCAGAAAGAAACCGGCAGTAAAATCTGGGAGTTCACGCAAAAGCCGTGCTGCTGAAGTCCATAATCTCTCTGAGAGG AGACGGAGAGACAGGATCAATGAGAAGATGAGGGCTTTGCAGGAGCTGCTTCCTAAGTCTAACAAG ACAGATAAAGCATCGATGCTAGATGAAGCTATAGAATACATGAAATCCCTTCAGCTACAACTTCAG ATGATGTGGATGGGAAGTGGAATGGCACCAATGATGTTTCCTGGTGTCCAGCACTACATGCCCCGCTTAGGGATGGGAATAGGCCCACTGGCAATGCCTTCCATTCACAGCCAGATGCATCTCCCAAGGCTGCCGCTGCTTGATCAAGCGACAATACCAAATCAAGCTGCACTATGCCACCAAACCACAATGTTCAATCCCATGAATTATCATACTCAGTTGCAGAATTCCAAATTATCTGAGCAATATGCCAATTACATGGCATTCCACCCTCTGCAGAATGCATCACAG CAGTTGAACGTTTTCGGCTTCGGTCCCAACACAGCACAACAACATAATCACTCGTTAGCCCCATCCGGCAACTCAAATGGACCCTCTGTAGGATGA
- the LOC113687957 gene encoding transcription factor PIF4-like isoform X1 — protein MNPCFPDWNFGAEFPEPILKNKPLGMDNELVELLWENGQIVLHPQSHHHHHPKPGTADQQENQSRQINKHNHDQSMSRGSTGGGSCQNQVTSLIQDTETVSWIDDPFDKEFTSDFLSEFPISNPVEQGPHEDDKFKKFGISQDLHNHPVQLPNDKPSDVINSLPPRFHNFDSAQPNHSHLPRAANAPLSAMADLRSSSDGVSNRTLGGEVREYSSAKTVGTSHCGSNLVVNDTDTSRVSSGGIADHRGFSGAMAKDHRVGKMSSQSDRLQTDQTEETAITSSSSDGSETSFGRTCNQSTGTNSHKRKSRDAEDSECQSKAAELESAARKKPAVKSGSSRKSRAAEVHNLSERRRRDRINEKMRALQELLPKSNKTDKASMLDEAIEYMKSLQLQLQMMWMGSGMAPMMFPGVQHYMPRLGMGIGPLAMPSIHSQMHLPRLPLLDQATIPNQAALCHQTTMFNPMNYHTQLQNSKLSEQYANYMAFHPLQNASQQLNVFGFGPNTAQQHNHSLAPSGNSNGPSVG, from the exons ATGAATCCTTGCTTTCCGGATTGgaattttggggctgaattcCCAGAGCCCATTCTGAAGAATAAGCCCCTGGG AATGGACAATGAGCTGGTGGAGCTGTTGTGGGAAAATGGACAAATTGTGCTGCACCCTCAATCTCATCATCACCACCATCCCAAACCAGGGACAGCTGATCAACAAGAAAATCAATCTAGGCAGATTAACAAACACAACCATGATCAATCAATGAGCAGAGGCAGTACAGGGGGTGGCTCTTGTCAAAATCAGGTTACTAGTTTGATTCAAGATACTGAGACAGTCTCTTGGATTGATGATCCCTTTGACAAGGAATTCACCTCTGACTTCTTATCTGAATTTCCAATCTCCAATCCAGTTGAGCAAGGTCCACATGAGGATGATAAGTTTAAAAAATTTGGCATATCACAAGACCTCCACAACCATCCTGTCCAGTTACCCAATGATAAACCTTCTGATGTCATCAACTCATTGCCTCCAAGATTTCACAACTTTGATTCTGCTCAGCCCAATCATTCCCATTTACCAAGAGCTGCTAATGCTCCTTTGTCTGCCATGGCAGATTTGAGATCCTCAAGTGATGGAGTTAGCAATAGGACTTTGGGAGGTGAAGTTAGAGAGTATTCTTCCGCCAAGACGGTTGGCACCAGCCACTGCGGCAGCAATCTAGTAGTAAATGATACTGATACAAGCCGAGTTTCGAGTGGTGGGATTGCTGATCATAGAGGTTTTTCAGGAGCTATGGCCAAGGATCATCGTGTTGGGAAAATGAGCTCTCAAAGTGACAGACTTCAAACAGATCAGACAGAGGAAACAGCAATTACATCATCTTCTTCTGATGGATCTGAGACTAGTTTTGGGAGAACATGTAACCAATCAACTGGTACCAATTCTCATAAGCGGAAAAGCAGAGATGCAGAAGATTCAGAGTGCCAAAGTAAG GCTGCTGAATTGGAGTCAGCTGCCAGAAAGAAACCGGCAGTAAAATCTGGGAGTTCACGCAAAAGCCGTGCTGCTGAAGTCCATAATCTCTCTGAGAGG AGACGGAGAGACAGGATCAATGAGAAGATGAGGGCTTTGCAGGAGCTGCTTCCTAAGTCTAACAAG ACAGATAAAGCATCGATGCTAGATGAAGCTATAGAATACATGAAATCCCTTCAGCTACAACTTCAG ATGATGTGGATGGGAAGTGGAATGGCACCAATGATGTTTCCTGGTGTCCAGCACTACATGCCCCGCTTAGGGATGGGAATAGGCCCACTGGCAATGCCTTCCATTCACAGCCAGATGCATCTCCCAAGGCTGCCGCTGCTTGATCAAGCGACAATACCAAATCAAGCTGCACTATGCCACCAAACCACAATGTTCAATCCCATGAATTATCATACTCAGTTGCAGAATTCCAAATTATCTGAGCAATATGCCAATTACATGGCATTCCACCCTCTGCAGAATGCATCACAG CAGTTGAACGTTTTCGGCTTCGGTCCCAACACAGCACAACAACATAATCACTCGTTAGCCCCATCCGGCAACTCAAATGGACCCTCTGTAGGATGA